The following coding sequences lie in one Pseudarthrobacter phenanthrenivorans Sphe3 genomic window:
- a CDS encoding ABC transporter substrate-binding protein, which translates to MTSCTALPSPSPSSGPPSTASNAEPAATFNFGTAAQPLGLDPALSSDVESQRITRQILEGLVGVDQITGKPTPLLATEWSESNEGRSYTFKLRTGVLFQDGTPFDANAVCINFNRWFAFPEALRRQAPGSSFKGVFKAHSDEPELSIFKSCTAVSADTVRIDLSQRFTAFLQALTLPAFAIASPAALAAGTADVLDQQRGGQPVSVFGTKPVGTGPFSLASWDEGSVTLTTNPSYWGDRGQISTINFVAYDHPQARLQALLDGKIDGYDAVTVGNFDQLVKRGKQIVQRDPFSVMYVGINQDIPVLQNLKVRQAIEMAIDKETLIRRFFIDNTAKATQFVPPKISGFNNDAPALGHDPAKAKEYLKEGGYAGEELKFYYPLNVTRPYLPTPEKVYAEISRQLTAVGFNIQPVPVDWQDGYLQKVQSPGDHALHLLGWNGSYSDADNFVGPLFGEKNGEFGYHDPQVFSKINRARGLPEGEERDEQYHTINAQIAATVPAVPVAFPISALALSDRVVSYPASPVLNEVFTKVQLKP; encoded by the coding sequence ATGACCTCGTGCACCGCACTTCCTTCCCCGTCGCCGTCCTCCGGCCCGCCGTCCACAGCGTCCAACGCCGAACCTGCCGCCACCTTTAACTTCGGGACCGCGGCGCAGCCGCTGGGCCTGGATCCTGCACTCTCCAGCGATGTTGAATCGCAGCGGATCACCCGCCAGATCCTCGAGGGACTGGTGGGCGTGGACCAGATAACAGGGAAGCCCACGCCGCTGCTCGCTACAGAGTGGAGCGAGTCCAACGAAGGCCGCTCCTACACCTTCAAACTGCGGACCGGCGTGCTCTTCCAGGACGGGACGCCCTTCGACGCGAACGCGGTGTGTATCAACTTCAACCGCTGGTTCGCCTTCCCGGAGGCCCTGCGGCGGCAGGCGCCGGGCAGTTCATTCAAGGGGGTTTTCAAAGCCCACTCGGACGAGCCGGAACTGTCAATCTTCAAGAGCTGCACGGCAGTCTCGGCGGACACCGTACGGATCGACCTTTCCCAGCGCTTCACCGCCTTCCTGCAGGCACTGACCCTGCCTGCGTTCGCCATTGCGTCGCCGGCCGCCCTCGCTGCGGGGACTGCGGATGTCCTTGACCAACAGCGGGGCGGCCAGCCCGTCTCCGTGTTTGGCACCAAACCCGTGGGCACGGGGCCCTTCAGCCTTGCCTCGTGGGACGAGGGAAGCGTCACCCTGACCACCAACCCGTCCTATTGGGGCGACCGCGGCCAGATTTCCACCATCAACTTCGTGGCGTACGACCATCCACAGGCCCGCCTGCAGGCCCTCCTGGACGGCAAGATCGACGGCTATGACGCCGTGACGGTGGGCAACTTCGACCAGCTCGTCAAGCGCGGGAAGCAGATCGTCCAGCGTGACCCGTTCTCGGTGATGTACGTGGGAATCAACCAGGACATCCCCGTCCTGCAGAACCTGAAGGTCCGGCAGGCGATCGAAATGGCGATCGACAAGGAAACCCTGATCCGCCGGTTCTTCATAGACAACACCGCCAAGGCCACGCAGTTCGTCCCGCCCAAGATCAGCGGGTTCAACAATGATGCCCCTGCACTGGGGCACGACCCCGCCAAAGCCAAGGAGTACCTCAAAGAGGGCGGGTACGCAGGCGAGGAACTGAAGTTCTACTATCCGCTGAACGTCACCCGGCCCTACCTGCCCACCCCGGAGAAGGTCTACGCCGAGATCAGCCGGCAACTCACCGCCGTCGGCTTCAACATCCAGCCCGTACCCGTGGACTGGCAGGACGGCTACCTGCAAAAGGTACAGTCCCCCGGTGACCACGCGCTCCACCTCCTGGGCTGGAACGGTTCGTATTCAGACGCGGACAACTTCGTGGGCCCGCTCTTCGGCGAGAAGAACGGGGAGTTCGGGTACCACGACCCCCAAGTCTTCTCGAAGATCAACCGGGCCCGCGGGTTGCCCGAAGGCGAGGAACGGGATGAGCAATATCACACTATTAATGCCCAGATCGCGGCGACAGTTCCTGCGGTACCAGTCGCTTTCCCCATCTCTGCATTGGCCCTCTCAGACCGCGTAGTCAGCTATCCCGCGTCGCCGGTCTTAAATGAAGTTTTCACGAAGGTGCAACTAAAGCCTTGA
- a CDS encoding malate:quinone oxidoreductase → MTFISKTAHADVVLIGGGIMSATLGAFLKQLEPDWTISLFERLDQPGLESSGPWNNAGTGHAALCELNYSPAAKDGSVDPSKALLINEQFQLSRQFWSHLVDQNLIGSPKGFINTVPHMSFVIGEDHTRFLRTRYEALKPHPLFRSMEYSEDHGQIGKWAPLIVKGRDPKQRIAATRAAEGTDVDFGALTRELVSYLGHNGVEINYGHDVTGISRASDGGWNLSLKYPKSGEHGKIHAKFVFVGAGGGALHLLQASGIPESKGYGGFPVSGQFFRCTDESIAAQHSAKVYGQASVGAPPMSVPHLDTRYVDGKRSLLFGPYAGFSTNFLKNGSYLDLPLSIRPSNIIPMLAVAKDNMDLTAYLVKEVAKKHADKVEALREYYPEAKDGDWELITAGQRVQIIKKDPQKGGVLQFGTEVIAGRDGSIGALLGASPGASTAVPIMIELLKKTFPRNFKGWQSKLKDMMPGYGVKLDENPDLALELEKATARSLQLESVSASR, encoded by the coding sequence GTGACCTTCATTTCCAAGACCGCACATGCCGACGTCGTCCTGATCGGCGGCGGCATCATGAGTGCCACGCTGGGGGCATTCCTCAAGCAGCTGGAGCCGGACTGGACCATCTCCCTGTTCGAGCGGCTGGACCAGCCGGGCCTGGAAAGCTCCGGCCCGTGGAACAACGCCGGCACGGGCCACGCCGCCCTCTGCGAGCTCAACTACTCCCCTGCAGCCAAAGACGGCTCAGTGGATCCTTCCAAGGCCCTGCTCATCAACGAGCAGTTCCAGCTCTCCCGGCAGTTCTGGTCCCATCTGGTGGACCAGAACCTCATTGGGTCGCCTAAGGGCTTCATCAACACCGTGCCGCACATGAGCTTCGTGATCGGCGAGGACCACACGCGGTTCCTGCGGACCCGCTACGAGGCGCTCAAGCCCCATCCCCTGTTCCGCAGCATGGAGTACTCCGAGGACCACGGGCAGATCGGCAAGTGGGCGCCGCTGATCGTCAAGGGACGCGACCCCAAGCAGCGGATCGCAGCCACCCGGGCTGCCGAGGGAACTGACGTGGACTTCGGCGCGCTGACCCGCGAACTCGTCTCCTACCTCGGGCACAACGGCGTCGAGATCAACTACGGCCATGACGTCACGGGGATATCCAGGGCGTCCGACGGCGGCTGGAACCTTTCGCTGAAATACCCCAAGTCCGGCGAGCACGGCAAGATCCACGCCAAGTTCGTGTTTGTTGGCGCAGGCGGCGGGGCCCTGCACCTGCTCCAGGCGTCGGGCATTCCGGAAAGCAAGGGCTACGGCGGGTTCCCGGTGTCCGGGCAGTTCTTCCGCTGCACCGATGAAAGCATCGCGGCCCAGCACAGCGCCAAGGTGTACGGGCAGGCTTCCGTGGGCGCTCCCCCCATGTCCGTGCCGCACCTGGATACCCGCTACGTGGATGGCAAGCGTTCGCTGTTGTTCGGCCCTTACGCCGGGTTCTCCACCAACTTCCTGAAGAACGGCTCGTACCTGGACCTTCCGCTGTCCATCCGGCCCAGCAACATCATCCCCATGCTGGCAGTGGCAAAGGACAACATGGACCTGACCGCCTACCTGGTGAAGGAAGTGGCCAAGAAGCACGCCGACAAGGTGGAGGCCCTGCGTGAGTACTACCCGGAAGCCAAGGATGGCGACTGGGAACTGATCACCGCCGGCCAGCGTGTACAGATCATCAAGAAAGATCCGCAAAAGGGCGGCGTCCTGCAGTTTGGCACTGAAGTGATCGCCGGCCGTGACGGTTCCATCGGAGCGCTCCTGGGCGCCTCGCCCGGAGCCTCCACTGCGGTACCGATCATGATCGAATTGCTGAAGAAGACCTTCCCCCGGAACTTCAAGGGCTGGCAGTCCAAACTCAAGGACATGATGCCCGGCTACGGGGTCAAGCTGGACGAGAACCCGGACCTGGCACTTGAGCTGGAGAAGGCAACGGCCAGGTCGCTTCAGCTGGAGAGCGTTTCCGCCAGCCGCTGA
- a CDS encoding efflux RND transporter permease subunit, with amino-acid sequence MFRLAQLSLANRALIALITVFASVFGVITMTSLKQELIPSIEFPQITVLTAMPGASPEVVDKQVSGPLETALNGVEGLESTSSTSRNGVSQITMVFTYGANLDRARNQIDRAISNAKRTLPEDVQPQAIAGSISDFPIVFLAVSSDKPLSELNADLQRLSVPRLQKIDGVRGADVTGGASQHIEILPRTDAMAAAGATLTSIRDALGNNGALIPAGTLEEQGKTLSLQIGSPVDSLDAIRALPLSGAKNAATIGSVADVSLKDDERTSITRTNGAETLAVSVTKKPEGDTVAISHAVKDSLDELEAELGSNAKFTPVFDQAPFIEKSIKDLTTEGLLGLGFAVAVILVFLMSTRSTLVTAVSIPLSLLITFIGLSATGYSLNILTLGALTIAIGRVVDDSIVVIENIKRHLSYGEDKVTAILTAIREVAGAITASTLTTVAVFLPIAFVGELAGELFRPFALTVTMALLASLLVSLTIVPVLAYWFLKNTAAVSGSSPDGSAAARLSAAEARAKALEAEQKSRLQRGYLPILTRTQKHPVVTLVAAVLVLGATAAMTPLLATNLLGNSGQNSLTVRQVLPAGTSLADTSAAAVRLEEVLRGIEGIKDVQVTSGNAQAGFAALTSTGSSNSTFTVVTDEKADQEELQNTVRSELSQVPDSGKVSVGTQQGGFGTSSTVDITLKAASTDDLREASDTMVEAMTGVPGTSEVETNLAASQPVVQVKVDRAKAVAAGLNEEQVAGVLASTISPIPAGEVRIDTDDFPVQIGQGTRFTSIEAVRRIPLPAAGGPVTLGSIASVEQVDVPVSITASNGQRTARVSVTPSGSNLGAVNAEVQKRLADVQLPPGVTAEIGGATTQQQESFQQLGLALLAAIAIVYVIMVATFKSLIQPLILLVSVPFAATGAVALLLVTGVPLGLPSLIGMLMLVGIVVTNAIVLIDLINQYRQPRDGRPGMTVADAITHGSRQRLRPILMTALATVFALTPMALGLTGGGGFISQPLAVVVIGGLISSTALTLVLVPVLYRLVEGRRERKALLRELQARPEFGPGADVDEEFRDWTTGMVPKTSGRRAAPGSPE; translated from the coding sequence ATGTTCCGGCTGGCACAACTTTCACTTGCGAACCGGGCACTGATCGCACTGATCACAGTCTTCGCCTCCGTCTTTGGTGTCATCACCATGACATCGCTGAAGCAGGAACTCATCCCATCCATCGAGTTCCCCCAGATCACGGTGCTGACCGCCATGCCCGGGGCCTCCCCGGAGGTGGTGGACAAGCAGGTGAGCGGGCCGCTGGAGACCGCGTTGAACGGCGTGGAGGGGCTGGAATCCACCTCCTCCACGTCCCGCAACGGCGTTTCCCAGATCACGATGGTGTTCACTTACGGCGCGAACCTGGACCGGGCACGGAACCAGATCGACCGCGCCATCTCCAACGCCAAGCGGACCCTGCCGGAGGATGTCCAGCCGCAGGCCATCGCCGGGAGCATCAGCGATTTCCCCATCGTGTTCCTGGCCGTGTCCTCGGACAAGCCGCTCAGCGAACTGAACGCAGACCTCCAGCGGCTGAGCGTGCCCAGGCTGCAGAAGATCGACGGCGTGCGGGGCGCGGACGTGACCGGCGGGGCCTCCCAGCACATCGAGATCCTTCCCCGCACCGATGCGATGGCGGCGGCCGGAGCCACCCTCACGTCCATCCGGGATGCACTGGGCAACAACGGGGCGCTGATCCCGGCAGGCACGCTGGAGGAGCAGGGGAAGACGTTGTCGCTGCAGATCGGCAGCCCGGTGGATTCACTGGACGCGATCCGGGCGCTGCCCCTGTCCGGCGCAAAGAACGCGGCCACGATCGGCAGCGTGGCGGATGTGTCCCTGAAGGACGATGAACGCACCTCCATTACCCGCACCAACGGGGCGGAAACCCTCGCTGTGTCCGTCACCAAGAAACCAGAGGGCGACACCGTGGCCATCTCGCACGCGGTGAAGGACAGCCTCGATGAACTTGAGGCGGAACTGGGTTCGAATGCCAAGTTCACGCCGGTGTTCGACCAGGCCCCCTTTATTGAAAAGTCGATCAAGGACCTGACCACCGAGGGCCTGCTGGGCCTGGGCTTCGCCGTTGCGGTGATCCTGGTCTTCCTGATGTCCACGCGTTCCACCCTGGTGACGGCGGTTTCCATTCCGCTCTCGCTCCTGATTACCTTCATCGGACTGTCCGCCACCGGATACTCCCTGAACATCCTCACGCTGGGCGCGCTGACCATAGCCATCGGCCGTGTGGTGGACGACTCGATCGTGGTGATCGAGAACATCAAGCGGCACCTCAGTTACGGCGAGGACAAGGTCACCGCAATCCTGACCGCCATCAGGGAAGTGGCGGGGGCCATCACCGCGTCCACGCTGACCACCGTGGCGGTTTTCCTCCCCATCGCGTTCGTGGGTGAGCTGGCCGGCGAACTTTTCAGGCCGTTTGCCCTCACCGTCACCATGGCGCTGCTGGCCTCGCTCCTGGTCTCGCTGACCATCGTCCCGGTCCTGGCCTACTGGTTCCTGAAGAACACCGCCGCCGTTTCCGGCTCAAGCCCTGACGGCTCCGCTGCCGCGCGCCTGAGCGCTGCCGAAGCCCGCGCGAAGGCGCTGGAGGCTGAACAGAAAAGCAGGCTCCAGCGCGGCTACCTCCCCATCCTCACCAGGACACAGAAGCATCCTGTGGTGACGCTGGTTGCCGCCGTCCTGGTGCTGGGTGCCACCGCAGCCATGACGCCGCTGCTCGCCACCAACCTGCTGGGCAACTCCGGCCAGAACAGCCTGACCGTCCGCCAGGTGCTGCCCGCCGGCACCAGCCTCGCGGACACCAGCGCGGCAGCCGTCCGGCTGGAAGAGGTGCTCCGCGGCATCGAGGGCATCAAGGATGTCCAGGTGACATCCGGCAACGCCCAGGCCGGGTTCGCCGCCCTCACCTCAACCGGATCCTCAAACTCCACCTTCACGGTTGTCACCGATGAAAAGGCGGACCAGGAGGAGCTGCAAAATACTGTTCGGAGCGAACTGTCCCAGGTACCGGACTCCGGGAAAGTCTCGGTAGGTACCCAGCAGGGCGGCTTCGGCACATCATCCACGGTGGATATCACGCTCAAGGCCGCCAGCACCGACGACCTCCGGGAAGCCAGCGACACCATGGTGGAGGCAATGACCGGCGTGCCGGGAACCAGCGAGGTGGAGACCAACCTCGCTGCCAGCCAGCCCGTTGTCCAGGTCAAGGTTGACAGGGCCAAGGCGGTGGCCGCCGGGCTGAACGAGGAACAGGTGGCAGGGGTGCTCGCCTCCACCATCAGCCCCATCCCGGCCGGCGAAGTAAGGATCGATACCGATGACTTCCCCGTCCAGATCGGCCAGGGCACCCGCTTCACCAGCATCGAGGCGGTCCGCCGCATCCCGCTCCCTGCGGCAGGTGGCCCGGTGACGCTGGGCAGCATCGCCTCGGTGGAACAGGTTGACGTGCCGGTGTCCATCACCGCCAGCAACGGCCAGCGCACCGCGCGGGTCTCCGTCACGCCGTCGGGGTCCAACTTGGGGGCGGTGAACGCCGAAGTGCAGAAGCGGCTGGCTGACGTCCAGCTCCCGCCGGGCGTGACCGCTGAAATCGGCGGCGCCACCACCCAGCAGCAGGAGTCCTTCCAGCAGCTGGGACTGGCGCTGCTGGCCGCGATCGCCATCGTCTACGTCATCATGGTGGCCACGTTCAAGTCCCTCATCCAACCCCTGATCCTGCTGGTCTCGGTCCCGTTCGCCGCCACCGGCGCGGTGGCGCTGCTCCTGGTCACCGGCGTGCCGTTGGGACTGCCGTCGCTGATCGGCATGCTGATGCTGGTGGGCATCGTGGTAACCAACGCAATCGTGCTCATCGACCTCATCAACCAGTACCGGCAGCCACGGGACGGGCGTCCGGGCATGACCGTGGCGGATGCCATCACCCACGGCTCGAGACAGCGCCTTCGTCCTATCCTGATGACGGCCCTGGCAACCGTGTTTGCCCTGACGCCCATGGCGCTCGGCCTCACGGGGGGCGGTGGCTTTATTTCGCAGCCGCTTGCCGTGGTGGTCATCGGAGGGCTCATTTCCTCCACCGCCCTGACGCTGGTCCTGGTACCGGTCCTGTACCGGCTGGTGGAGGGCCGCCGCGAGAGGAAGGCGCTGCTCCGGGAGCTGCAGGCACGGCCGGAATTCGGGCCCGGGGCCGACGTCGATGAGGAGTTCCGGGACTGGACCACCGGGATGGTGCCCAAGACCAGCGGCCGCCGCGCTGCCCCCGGAAGCCCCGAGTAA
- a CDS encoding LLM class flavin-dependent oxidoreductase — translation MQIGVFSVSDITTDPTTGRTPTEHERIKASVAIAKKVEEIGMDVYALGEHHNRPFFSSSPTTTLAYIAAQTERIILSTATTLITTNDPVKIAEDFAMLQHLADGRVDLVLGRGNTAPVYPWFGKNIQDGVELAIENYSLLRKLWDEDTVNWSGKFRTPLQNFTSTPRPLDDVAPFVWHGSIRTPQIAEVAAYFGDGFFANNIFWPKEHYQQLIGLYRERYEHYGHGKADQAIVGLGGQFFMRKNSQDAVKEFRPYFDNAPVYGHGPSLEDFTSQTPLTVGSPQEVIEKTLTFREYFGDYQRQLFLIDHAGLPLKTVLEQLDLFGEEVLPVLRKEYAARKPAHVPEPPTHANRVAAALAARDAEKSPVEA, via the coding sequence ATGCAGATCGGTGTTTTCAGCGTCAGTGACATCACCACGGACCCGACCACGGGCCGTACCCCCACCGAGCACGAGCGCATCAAAGCCTCGGTGGCCATCGCCAAAAAGGTCGAGGAAATCGGCATGGATGTCTACGCCTTGGGCGAGCACCACAACCGGCCTTTCTTCTCTTCCTCCCCCACCACAACCCTCGCCTACATCGCCGCCCAGACAGAGCGCATCATCCTGTCCACGGCCACCACGCTGATCACGACGAACGACCCCGTCAAGATCGCCGAGGATTTCGCAATGCTCCAGCACCTGGCCGACGGCCGCGTTGACCTGGTCCTGGGCCGCGGCAACACCGCACCCGTTTACCCCTGGTTCGGCAAGAACATCCAGGACGGCGTGGAGCTGGCCATCGAAAACTACAGCCTGCTGCGCAAGCTGTGGGACGAGGACACGGTGAACTGGTCCGGCAAGTTCCGCACGCCGCTGCAGAACTTCACGTCCACCCCCCGCCCGCTCGACGACGTGGCCCCCTTTGTGTGGCACGGCTCCATCCGCACGCCCCAGATCGCCGAGGTGGCCGCCTACTTCGGTGACGGTTTCTTTGCCAACAACATCTTCTGGCCGAAGGAGCACTACCAGCAGCTGATCGGCCTCTACCGGGAGCGCTACGAGCACTACGGCCACGGCAAGGCAGACCAGGCGATCGTGGGACTGGGCGGACAGTTCTTCATGCGGAAGAACTCGCAGGACGCCGTGAAGGAGTTCCGGCCCTACTTCGATAATGCGCCGGTCTACGGCCACGGGCCGTCACTGGAGGACTTCACCTCCCAGACACCGCTGACGGTGGGCAGCCCGCAGGAAGTGATCGAAAAGACCCTCACATTCCGGGAGTACTTCGGCGACTACCAGCGGCAGCTGTTCCTGATCGACCACGCGGGGCTGCCGCTGAAGACGGTCCTGGAGCAGCTGGACCTGTTCGGCGAGGAAGTACTCCCCGTCCTGCGCAAGGAGTACGCCGCCCGCAAGCCCGCCCATGTTCCGGAGCCGCCCACCCACGCAAACCGGGTTGCCGCAGCACTCGCCGCCCGGGATGCTGAGAAATCTCCCGTGGAGGCGTGA
- a CDS encoding MarR family winged helix-turn-helix transcriptional regulator → MAGKGAESPVRLAAETWESLFRAQVAVMRKLQSGPAFRKLALNEYDVLFTLSRCPTGWLRLNELNDNVLLSQSSLSRLVERLEKRGLVERRQAPEDGRGVLLRLTDEGRDLQKEIGREHVRDISSLMGPALTPAEQKELMRLTTKLRGSLGALPRQESR, encoded by the coding sequence ATGGCCGGCAAGGGCGCGGAGTCTCCGGTCCGCCTGGCCGCGGAGACCTGGGAGTCGCTGTTCCGCGCGCAGGTGGCCGTGATGCGCAAGCTGCAGTCCGGCCCCGCCTTCCGGAAGCTCGCACTGAACGAGTACGACGTCCTGTTTACGCTCTCGCGGTGCCCCACCGGCTGGCTGCGCCTCAACGAGCTCAATGACAACGTCCTGCTCAGCCAGTCCAGCCTCAGCCGGCTGGTGGAAAGGCTGGAGAAACGCGGGCTCGTGGAGAGGAGGCAGGCGCCGGAGGACGGCCGCGGCGTCCTGCTCAGGCTGACGGACGAGGGCCGGGACCTGCAGAAGGAGATCGGGCGCGAACACGTGCGCGACATCTCCTCGCTCATGGGCCCTGCCCTGACGCCGGCGGAACAAAAGGAACTCATGAGGCTTACCACCAAGTTGAGGGGTTCCCTTGGCGCACTGCCCCGGCAGGAATCCCGCTAG
- a CDS encoding transglutaminase-like domain-containing protein, translated as MERTVSARLVFRTTANTKVAMAIAAARNSGYSSFEENLSIAADGEQVTACEVPDHHGGRLHYMEFAEPAEVTVEYSATVAGKAVPEEAGLADRIRYVRPSRYAESDRLLPTAYAEFEGVHGGALLHAVRNWVNGELRYISGSSRGTDGAVETLLSRRGVCRDFAHLAIALLRSKDIPARLAAVYAPGLSPMDFHAVAEAYVEGAWHVIDPTGLAPRESMLRITAGRDSADTAFLSTVGGSLTLNQLRVTAVVNGTLPQEDPASLVALG; from the coding sequence ATGGAACGCACCGTTTCCGCACGCCTGGTTTTCAGGACCACAGCCAACACCAAGGTGGCCATGGCCATCGCCGCGGCCAGGAACTCCGGCTACTCCTCCTTCGAGGAGAACCTGTCCATCGCGGCGGACGGCGAACAGGTCACGGCCTGTGAGGTACCGGACCACCACGGCGGCCGGCTGCATTACATGGAGTTCGCGGAACCGGCCGAGGTAACCGTGGAGTATTCCGCCACCGTGGCAGGGAAGGCGGTGCCGGAGGAAGCAGGGCTGGCGGACCGCATCCGCTACGTCCGGCCCAGCCGGTATGCAGAGTCGGACCGCCTCCTGCCCACGGCCTATGCGGAATTCGAGGGGGTCCACGGCGGCGCGCTGCTGCACGCCGTGCGGAACTGGGTCAACGGTGAATTGAGGTACATCAGCGGCTCCTCACGCGGCACGGATGGCGCCGTGGAGACTCTCCTCAGCCGGCGCGGCGTGTGCCGGGACTTTGCCCACCTTGCCATCGCACTGCTCAGGTCCAAGGACATCCCCGCCCGCCTGGCTGCGGTTTATGCGCCGGGTCTGAGCCCGATGGACTTCCACGCCGTTGCAGAAGCCTATGTGGAAGGCGCCTGGCATGTCATCGATCCCACGGGGCTCGCCCCCCGGGAATCGATGCTGCGGATCACGGCCGGACGGGATTCCGCAGATACGGCATTCCTGTCCACCGTCGGGGGAAGCCTGACCCTGAACCAGCTCCGCGTTACTGCCGTGGTCAACGGCACGCTGCCGCAGGAGGACCCGGCCAGCCTGGTGGCGCTGGGCTAG
- a CDS encoding DUF1684 domain-containing protein has translation MEAHHGTAEEDLADISAVDIADWRLRTFAIYANVRKISAENPAEAHLYWRHQRDLMFATHPASPLTSEDKARFAGLKTADYDPIYRFHIPLTKEGAGREMSVETGTDGVVNFVRLGTFDLPEMGQLAVWKLRGYGGGIFVPFRDATANQPGGSYGAGRYLLDTIKGAFHGVNGTGPGASFVLDFNFAYNPSCAYNEAWACPLPGPSNRLAVDIPVGELY, from the coding sequence ATGGAAGCCCACCACGGAACGGCCGAAGAAGATTTGGCGGACATTTCCGCCGTCGACATCGCCGACTGGCGGCTCCGGACCTTTGCCATATACGCCAACGTCCGCAAAATCTCGGCAGAGAATCCGGCGGAAGCACATCTGTATTGGCGCCACCAGCGGGACCTCATGTTCGCCACCCACCCCGCCTCCCCGCTGACCTCCGAGGACAAGGCGCGCTTCGCCGGTTTGAAGACGGCCGACTACGATCCGATCTACCGTTTCCACATCCCGCTGACCAAGGAAGGTGCCGGCCGGGAAATGAGCGTGGAAACCGGGACCGACGGCGTGGTGAACTTCGTCAGGCTGGGCACGTTCGACCTTCCCGAAATGGGGCAGCTTGCTGTGTGGAAGCTGCGGGGCTACGGCGGCGGCATCTTTGTACCCTTCCGCGACGCGACGGCAAACCAGCCCGGCGGAAGCTACGGTGCGGGCCGGTACCTGCTGGACACCATCAAGGGAGCTTTCCACGGCGTCAACGGGACAGGGCCGGGGGCAAGCTTTGTCCTGGACTTCAACTTTGCGTACAACCCGTCCTGCGCCTACAACGAGGCTTGGGCGTGCCCGCTGCCGGGACCGTCCAACCGGCTGGCCGTGGATATCCCCGTTGGAGAGCTTTACTGA
- a CDS encoding cysteine desulfurase family protein, producing MIFLDAAATTPVRREVLDAMWPYLTGDFGNPSSHHTLGESAASALAGARASVAAVLGCRPGEVTFTSGGTEADNLAVKGIALARQAADPQLNRVVISAVEHPAVEESARYLERFHGFSIDVVPVDGTGLVTPEALLAVLRPETALVSIMYANNEVGTVQPVAGLAAIAHRQGVPFHTDAVQAAGWLPLDSKALGVDAMSISGHKLGAPKGCGVLFVRGRTRLEPLVHGGGQERGRRSGTENVAGAVGLATALTLAQAHQEEERRRVAALRDAFVDAVLTTVPDSVLTGHRQERLPSVASFCFPGTSGESVLLELERQGVVCSSGSACAAGSDAPSPVLTAMGYDPEVAQTAIRFSFDSTVTREDLHTAAVAVRRAVESVRALGA from the coding sequence ATGATCTTCCTTGATGCTGCCGCCACCACCCCGGTCCGCCGTGAGGTGCTGGACGCCATGTGGCCCTACCTGACAGGGGACTTCGGGAACCCCTCCAGCCACCACACGCTGGGAGAATCGGCCGCCAGCGCGCTCGCCGGGGCCCGGGCATCGGTGGCCGCCGTCCTGGGTTGCAGGCCCGGTGAAGTGACCTTCACGTCCGGCGGAACAGAAGCGGACAACCTGGCCGTCAAAGGCATCGCCCTTGCCCGGCAGGCTGCGGACCCGCAGCTGAACCGCGTGGTGATCAGCGCCGTCGAACATCCCGCGGTGGAGGAATCCGCACGCTACCTGGAACGCTTCCACGGGTTCAGTATCGACGTGGTGCCGGTGGACGGCACAGGACTGGTGACGCCGGAAGCACTCCTCGCCGTGCTGCGCCCCGAAACGGCGCTGGTCAGCATCATGTATGCCAACAATGAAGTGGGGACCGTCCAGCCGGTTGCCGGGCTGGCCGCCATCGCCCACCGGCAGGGGGTCCCTTTCCATACCGACGCGGTCCAGGCTGCGGGCTGGCTGCCGCTGGACAGCAAGGCGCTGGGCGTGGACGCGATGAGCATTTCCGGCCACAAGCTGGGGGCGCCCAAGGGCTGCGGCGTGCTCTTCGTCCGGGGCCGCACCCGGTTGGAGCCGCTGGTCCACGGCGGCGGGCAGGAACGCGGGCGCAGGTCCGGGACGGAGAACGTGGCCGGAGCTGTGGGGCTGGCCACCGCACTGACGCTTGCCCAGGCACACCAGGAGGAAGAACGACGGCGGGTGGCGGCACTGCGCGACGCGTTCGTGGACGCCGTGCTCACCACGGTCCCGGACTCGGTCCTCACCGGACATCGCCAGGAGCGGCTGCCCTCCGTGGCGTCCTTCTGCTTCCCGGGGACGAGCGGGGAGTCGGTGCTGCTGGAACTGGAGCGGCAGGGCGTGGTGTGTTCCAGCGGTTCAGCCTGCGCGGCCGGCTCGGATGCGCCGTCCCCTGTCCTCACGGCCATGGGCTATGACCCGGAAGTGGCGCAGACAGCCATCCGCTTCAGCTTCGACTCCACGGTAACCCGGGAAGACCTCCACACCGCTGCCGTGGCCGTGCGCCGGGCCGTGGAGAGCGTGCGGGCCCTGGGCGCCTAG